The bacterium DNA window TGAAAGTTCAGTTTCAAAAACTGATAGTTTGATGTTAGACGAAATGGTAGGCGAAGTATATCCACACATGAGGAAAACCTGGATAGAATTGTTCCGTGCTAATATTGATGAAGAATCAAAAAAACAATATCCACATGATTATAATATTACTTTTACTGATTATAGCAAGTTGTATCAATTTGTTAACAATTATACATCTGACAGTTTTAAAATGGTTGATATGCGCTGGGGCAAGAATTCTTCAATTCCAAACGATTTTGGCGCCATTCAGCTAGGCAAATATGTAAATAATGGTTATACCAAACTCTGGTCAAACGAATGGTATAGCAAACCTGAGAAGGAGTCGCACCATATTAGTATCAAGAACTTATACTATGATTATTTGGGCAATCTGACATTAATATTGGTACATCAGGGTTGGGAGTGGTCACGGAATGAGGTTCTCCAATTTGATCCGGAAACAAATACTTTTATTCCTGATAGTACGTACATTGATAATTTGGGATTATAAAGAATATCATTCCAGCCCTAAGGAAGCTCATTCATCGTCTAAGGAACCACATTCCAGTCTTAAGGAGGCTCATTCCACTCATAAGGAAGGGCCTTCTTTACTTAAGGAAGCTCCGTCATCTTCTAAGGAACCACATTCCAGCCTTAAGGAGGCTCATTCCACTCGTAAGGAAGGGCCTTCTTTACTTAAGGAAGCCTATTCCACCGTTAAGGAACCATTTATAACCTGTAAGGGAGCGTATATCAACTGTAAGGAAGCACATTTTAACTCGAAGGAAGCTCATTCCACCTTGAAGGAAGCATTATCATCGTGGAAGGAAGCATATTCCACCCGGAAGGAAGCATATTCTTCGTGGAAGGAAGGGCATTCCACCCGGAAGGAAGCATATTCATCGTGGAAGGAAGCACATTCCACCTGGAAGGAAGCGTATTCATCGTGGAAGGAAGCATATTCCACCTGGAAGGAAGCTCATTCCTCGTGGAAGGAAGGTCATTCCTCGCTGTAGGAAGCGTAGTCATCACGGTAGGAGGCTAATTCCTCGTGGTAGGAAGGACATTCATCACGGTAGGAGGCATAATCATCGTGGTAGGAGGCTAATTCATCACGGTAGGAAGCGTTTTCCAGTTGGTAGGATGCATGTTTTGACATAAAATGTTTGATCTTAGGGGTAAGGGGCCAGCCCCGGGCTTCGGACCGCCCCAAGCTTCGGACCTAACCCCTGCCCCTTCCTTCCTTCGTTTGCCTAATATATGTCCATCTCAGGACAGGCGCCGGGAAGGGGTGGTACAAAGTCCCTTCCCTTGCGGGGAAGGGATATAGGGTTAGGTCCAAAACAGAACCCCGCTGCACGGCGGGGTTCTGTTTTACATTGACACTGATTATCTCTTATGCTACAATAATTTCATGAACCAGTTCAAACTCGAATCCACCTATAAACCCACCGGGGACCAGCCCCAGGCCATCCAGCAACTGCTGGAAGGCATCAACGCCGGGGTCAAGGACCAGGTGTTGCTGGGCGTTACCGGCAGCGGCAAGACCTTTGCCATGGCCAACGTCATCGCCCAGCTCAACCGGCCCACTTTGATCATCTCCCACAACAAGACCCTGGCTGCCCAGCTCTACGGCGAGTTCAAGGGCTTCTTTCCCCACAACGCGGTGGAATACTTCATCTCCTATTACGACTACTACCAGCCCGAGGCCTACATCCCGTCCAGCGACACCTACATCGAGAAGGACGCCTCCAAGAACGACGACATCGACCGCCTGAGGCTGAAGTCCACCGCGGCCCTGCTGGAGCGGAGGGACGTGATCATCGTGGCCTCGGTCTCCTGCATCTATTCCCTGGGCTCGCCCGACGAGTGGAAGGAGTACGTGCTTCTTCTTGAACTGGGGCAGAAGGCCGAGCGGGAGGAGATCATGAAACAGCTGGTCCGCATCCAGTATTCCCGCAACGACGTTGCTTTCGAGCGGGCCACTTTCCGGGTCCGGGGCAACTTCATCGAGGTCCATCCCGGCGACGAGAACATCGGCATCCGGATAGAGCTGGACGACGACAAGGTGGTAAAACTATCCCAGTTCGACCCCCTGACCGGTACGGTGATGGAAACCCGCGATAGGGTGGCCATCTATCCCACCAAGCATTTCGTGGTCTCCCCGCCCCGGCTGGAGACGGCCTTCAAGAGCATAGAAGAGGAGCTCAAATGGCGGGTGGCCGATCTGACCAACAACGGAAAACTGCTGGAGGCCCAGCGGATCCAGCAGCGCACCAAGTACGACCTGGAGCTGATCAAGGAGCTGGGCTACTGTTCCGGCATCGAGAACTATTCCCGCTATCTCTCCGGCCGCCAGGAGGGCGAGCGGCCCTTCTGCCTGCTGGATTTCTTTCCCAAGGATTATCTGCTGATAGTGGACGAGTCCCATGTCACCCTGCCCCAGATCGGCGGGATGTACGCCGGGGACCGTTCCCGCAAGGAGACCCTGGTGGATTTCGGGTTCCGACTGCCCTCGGCCATGGACAACCGGCCGCTAAGATTCCCGGAGTTCGAGTCCATGGTCAACCAGGTGATTTATACTTCCGCCACTCCGGCCGATTACGAGATGGAACGGTCCAAGGGCCATGTGGTGGAGCAGATAATCCGGCCCACCGGACTGGTGGACCCCGAGGTGGAGGTAAAACCCATCACCGGGCAGATAGATGACCTGCTGGAGCAGATCCGCCAGCGGGTGGAGCGCAAGGAGCGGGTGCTG harbors:
- the uvrB gene encoding excinuclease ABC subunit UvrB is translated as MNQFKLESTYKPTGDQPQAIQQLLEGINAGVKDQVLLGVTGSGKTFAMANVIAQLNRPTLIISHNKTLAAQLYGEFKGFFPHNAVEYFISYYDYYQPEAYIPSSDTYIEKDASKNDDIDRLRLKSTAALLERRDVIIVASVSCIYSLGSPDEWKEYVLLLELGQKAEREEIMKQLVRIQYSRNDVAFERATFRVRGNFIEVHPGDENIGIRIELDDDKVVKLSQFDPLTGTVMETRDRVAIYPTKHFVVSPPRLETAFKSIEEELKWRVADLTNNGKLLEAQRIQQRTKYDLELIKELGYCSGIENYSRYLSGRQEGERPFCLLDFFPKDYLLIVDESHVTLPQIGGMYAGDRSRKETLVDFGFRLPSAMDNRPLRFPEFESMVNQVIYTSATPADYEMERSKGHVVEQIIRPTGLVDPEVEVKPITGQIDDLLEQIRQRVERKERVLVTTLTKKMSEDLSEYLDQAGVRVRYMHSEIDAIERVEILRGLRLGEFDVLVGINLLREGLDLPEVSLVAILDADKEGFLRSHRALIQVSGRAARHVQGKVIMYADRITDSMKKALDEMNRRRTVQLAYNKKHGITPLSIIKSIEEVMLATSVADSKQQVVKDELAAYKVSGLSNEEIMAQLERVMFEAAAAMDFERAAVVRDQIKTLKGDEAPGKPKRTGGFKTKPDFGVNNV